In Blastocatellia bacterium, the DNA window CGTTGCGGAATCTGCTGCAGACGGCGCACGATCTTCGACGCGCGCTCTCGATCGAAGGCCGTCTGCTCACCGTCTTCGGGTGCGGTGGTGATCGCGATCGGCGCAAGCGCGCCCCGATGGGGGAAGTCGCCGGCGCGCTCTCACATCTGGTGATCGTGACCTCGGATAATCCGCGCTCGGAGGATCCGGAGGCCATCCTGGCGGAGATCGAAACGGGACTCGCGCGCACGAACACGCCGTATTTGAAGATCGTGGATCGCGCGGAGGCCATCCGGATGGCGATCGCGTTGGCCGAGCCTGGGGACATCGTCCTGATCGCGGGCAAGGGACACGAGACCTATCAAGTGCTCAAGGATCGCATCATCCCGTTCGACGACCGCGAGGTCGCGCGCGCGGCGTTGAAGGAACGTTTCGGGAGCAAGGAGAGCGAGACGCAATGAAGATCAAGGAGATGGCCGAGATTTGGGGAGCGAGACCGCCGGCGCCGGAGATCGCCGAGCAAAAGCCGCGCGGCTTCTCAATTGATTCGCGCACGCTTCAACCGGGCGACCTCTTCTTCGCCATCAAGGGGCGCGTGCGAGACGGACATGCGTTCGTGCGGGAGGCGTTGGAGAAGGGCGCGTGCGCGGCCGTGGTCTCGGAGATTCCAATCGGTGCGCCGCCGGAGCGATTGATTCACGTTCGGGATACGCTCTGGGCCCTGCAGGAGCTGGCGCGCGTCGTGCGCTTGCGATGGGGGCGACCGGTCATCGGCATCACAGGGAGCTCGGGGAAGACGATGACCAAGGAGCTGGTGGCGCGGTTGTTGGAAGCTGGAGGGTATCGAGTGATCAAGACCATCGGCAATTACAACAATGCCTATGGACTGCCGCTCTCGCTGCTGGGTCTGATCGCCGAAGGCGCATCGCCCGAACAGTTTCATTATGCCGTTCTGGAGATGGGCATGAGCGCGCCCGGGGAGATCGCGCATCTTAGCACGATCGCGCGTCCGACGATCGGCATCGTGACGACGGTGAGCGCCGTGCATCTGGAGTTCTTCCCCTCGGTGGAAGCCATCGCTGAGGCGAAGGCGGAGCTTGTGGATGCGCTTCCCGAGGATGGCCTCGCTATACTGAATGTGGACAACCCCCTTGTCGCCCGCATGCGAGAGCGACGGACGATCGCCGTGCGAACATTCGGGATCGAGAACGAAGCCGACGTGCGTGCTCGAGACATTCGCATGCTGGGCTTTGAGGGAATGCAATTCACGCTGCAGACCCCTTCGGGGGAAGTGCTCGTGCGAACGCCGCTTCTCGGGCGCCATCAAGTCATGAACATTCTGGCGGCGGCCGCGGCGGTTGAAGTTTGCGGCGTCTCCCTGCCGATCCTCGCTGAGGCCTTAGCGAAGATCGCGCCTTACACGCGGCGCGGGGAGATCGTGCGTTTCCCGCAGGGATTCGTCGTGATTGACGACTCGTACAATTCGAATCCACGCTCGCTCCTGGAGATGGCGCGCACGCTCCGGGAGATCGAAGCGGCGCAGCGGCGCATCATCGCTGCTGGGGAGATGTTGGAGCTGGGCGAGCGCGCCGCAATCTTCCATCGAGAGTGCGGACAGGAAATCGCTCGCCTCGGGATTGATGTCCTGATCGGCGTGCGCGGTCTGGCGCGCGAGCTGATCGAAGGGGCGCGCGAAGCGGGAATGGAGATGGCGCTCTTTTTGGAGACGCCGGAAGAGGCGGGACGTTGGCTCTCGGCTCACGTGCGCGCGGGCGATGTGATTCTCGTCAAGGGATCGCGCGCCGTCGGGATGGAGCGCGCTATCGAGGTGCTTCGGCGAGCGTTCAATTTCACGGAGTGAGGAGATGAGGTGAGGCGGCATGCTCCGCTATCTGTTGTACGAGGTCTTGTACACGCGGTATCACGAGCAGTTCCATCCCTGGCTCGATCCC includes these proteins:
- a CDS encoding UDP-N-acetylmuramoyl-tripeptide--D-alanyl-D-alanine ligase, whose amino-acid sequence is MKIKEMAEIWGARPPAPEIAEQKPRGFSIDSRTLQPGDLFFAIKGRVRDGHAFVREALEKGACAAVVSEIPIGAPPERLIHVRDTLWALQELARVVRLRWGRPVIGITGSSGKTMTKELVARLLEAGGYRVIKTIGNYNNAYGLPLSLLGLIAEGASPEQFHYAVLEMGMSAPGEIAHLSTIARPTIGIVTTVSAVHLEFFPSVEAIAEAKAELVDALPEDGLAILNVDNPLVARMRERRTIAVRTFGIENEADVRARDIRMLGFEGMQFTLQTPSGEVLVRTPLLGRHQVMNILAAAAAVEVCGVSLPILAEALAKIAPYTRRGEIVRFPQGFVVIDDSYNSNPRSLLEMARTLREIEAAQRRIIAAGEMLELGERAAIFHRECGQEIARLGIDVLIGVRGLARELIEGAREAGMEMALFLETPEEAGRWLSAHVRAGDVILVKGSRAVGMERAIEVLRRAFNFTE